The Flavobacterium sp. K5-23 genome segment CTGCCTACATCAATTCCGAGGTTAATATTTCTGGCTATTTTTTTTATATTAATATAAAAATAACCGAATCCAATTATTAATAAAATGGCAAATAACACATTGTCTAAATAGCTCATAGTTGCTAGTATTTATTTTTTTAAAATAGTATCGTTTTCTGTTGCAATATATGGTTTATTCTTCTTTCCAAAAAGAGAAACATTTATATATCTTGTTGGGTAAAGTCGGACGTCTTGTAACAACAATTCCAGCTCTTTTGAAGTTTTGGATAAGTTTGAATATAGTGCATCATCATTTAACATTTTCCCCATTGTTCCTTTTCCGGATTCTAAACCGCTCATAATACCATTGACTTTAGCCAAAGTAGTATTAAGATTTTTCACAGTTTTCCCTAAATCAGCTTTATTCAAAGAATCTGATATTTTTGAAAAATCCCCTGAAATTTTATTGAAATTAGTAACCACGCCATTTATTTGAGCTTTATTGTCGTCCAAAAGTGTATTGACGCTCAATGAAGCTTTATGAAATTGCTCCATCGTTTTACCCAACTCAGCTAAACTGATTTTTAAACTTTCCTGTCCTTTTTTATCAAATACATTGTTTATACCTAATAATAAGGTATCAGCACTTTGCATCAATTTTTCGATTTTTTCCTGAAGAGGAATCAGTTTTTCACTAACGGAAGCAGTAAGCCCTAATATCACATTTCCGCTTAATATATCTCCATCCATTGCAAGAGTTTTATCCTCAAAATTAGGATGAATGGCGATTTGTTTCCCTGCAATAAAACCTGGCTCATAGATTGAAGCTATACTGGATTTAGAAATAGGAAAATCAGTTTTAATTTGTAATTCAACTAATAGTTTACCTGTAGTTTCATTAATTTTTATTGAGTTTACTTTACCAATATTGAGTCCGTTTAAAGTAACTGGAGCAGAAGAAGTTAACCCCTCTACGTTTTCATACTCAACATAAAAAGTTTTATAGCTATTAAAAAGATCTCTTCCTTTTAAAAAACTGTAACCCCAAATAAATAATAGAATCGATGCGATGACTAATATAGCCGTTTTAATTTCTCTTGTAATTTTCAAAATATAAGTATTTTAGACAAATTTAATATAAAATAGTTGAACTTGTAATTATTATTTGATTGCTTGTTGAATACTGATTTTTTCACCATTCTTATAAGCTATCAAGTATGCTGAGCTATACCCTTTGGATTTCGCAACTTCTAAATTCTGTTTTGCTTCCTTATAGTCTGATGTTGAGCCGTATAGATACTTAAACAGACTTCCGTTATCAGTTATCACGGATACATCTTTCAATCCTTTAAAATTAGCAGGTATTAATTTAACACTTTTATTTGCGGCAGCAATTTGAACTTTAAAAACCACTTCAGAGGATTCTGTTTGATTTTCTTCATTCATATCCAACTGTCTTCCAGCAACTGTTTCTTTTTTCAAAACCTTAGAGCTGTCCTTTGTGTATTTATCTACCACCTTCTCCCTAGATTTTTCAGTGTTTTTATTAGAAACGCTTTCTCCTAAATAGTTTTTTTTATAACTAATGATAGCATTTGCAATTGCTTCAGCCATATTATTTTGTCCAGCATCTGAATTTAAGTAGGCTCCTTCTACCTTATTAGATAAAAATCCTAATTCTATCAATACACTTGGCATATAAGCAGCGTCTAAAACCCATAAAGGCGTTTGCTTTATACCTCTGGACTTTCTGTTAAGTTTGTGTGTGAAATTATTTTCGATTCTAGAAGCTAACTTAATGCTTCTATTTAAATATTCTTCCTGTAATATTTTTAAACCTATTAATGTTTCGGGTTTATTTGGATCAAAACCTTTATATGTTTTCTTATAATCTTTTTCTAATAATATTACCGAATTTTCATTTTTGGCAATTTCTAAATTGGTGTTGCTTCTTGTCAATCCCATTACAAAAGTTTCAGTACCGTAAGGAGAACCATTTTTAACAGAATTACAATGAATGGAAATAAATAAATCCGCGTGAATACTATTGGCCAATTTTGGTCTATCGGCTAATTCAATAAAAACATCTGATTTTCTTGTAAAAACAACCTTGATATCCTTATCCTTTTTTAAAAATTCTTCAACCTTTAAAGTTGTTTTTAGGGCAATTTGTTTTTCAACAAAACCGTGGTATGAGTTCCCAGGGTCTTTACCGCCATGCCCTGCATCTAAAATAATTACAAAGTTTTGTTTCGATTGAGATGAAACATTAAATGATAGAAAGAGAACGGTTATTAATAGTAAGGTATTAATTGAAATTTTCAAATTTTAGTTTTTTTTATAGAAAAAGAGAATTATTAAACTTTTAGAAATTGTTTTTTATTTAGTGGCTTGTTCAATACTGATTTTTTTTCCGTCTTTGAAAGCAATTAAAAAAGCAGAAATATATCCTTTATCTTTAGCTTCTTTTAATTGAATTTTAGCTACTTCATAATCCGATGTTTGTCCGTACATATATTTATATACATAATCATCATAATCCATCGATATACCATTCAGTCCTTTAAAGTTTTTAGGATCCAAATTCATTTTTCTACTACTCGCTGAGAGTTGAACTTTAAAAAGAATATCCGGGTTTATTTTTTTATCCCCATTAGTCGAATTGTTTTTTATAGAATTATCAGCACTTTTTTGAACTGGCAAAACATCATAAACTTCAATGTTTCCATTACCAAAATATTCAGTTTTATAACTAAATATAGCATTTGCAATAGCATTTGCAATATCATTCTGACCCGCTTCTGAATCTAATATATTCCCTTCGACAAGATTAGAAATAAAACCCGTTTCAATTAACACCCTTGGCATATAAGCCTTATGAAGAACCATAAAGGGAGCCTGTTTAACGCCCTCGCCTCTAATTCTTTTTCCTAATTTCCCAAATTCTTCTTCGACTTTACTCGCCAGTGAAATACTATTATCTAAATACTCTTCCTGCATCAAGGTCATCCCAATCATAGTCTCAGGAGAGTTAGGGTCAAATCCTTCGTATTTTTGTTTATAGTCCTTCTCTAAAGTAATAACGGAGTTTTCCTTTTTGGCCGCTTCTAAGTTGGATGCCATTTTACTCATACCCATCACATAGGTTTCCGTTCCGTCTGCAACTGTATTTCTGTTTGCATTACAGTGAATTGACACAAAAATATTTGCATTAAATCTGTTGGCGATATTTGCTCTTTCGACTAAATCGATAAAAACATCCGTTTTTCTAGTATATGACACGTCAAATTTCGGATTGTCTTCTAAAATCTTACCTACTTTAAGAACAATCGCAAGTGCAATGTTTTTTTCTACATGTCCATTATATACTGCCCCAAAATCATGAGCACCGTGTCCAGCATCTAAGGTAACTTTAAAGATATTGGATTGACTATAGGTGTTTAAAGAAGCAATAAAAAGACAAAAAGCAAGTACCACTTTAATCTTATTTAATACGTACATATATTTTAAAGTTAATTTAATTAAAAGGCTACTGTTATATTTTTCATTTGATTATTTTTGACAAAAAATAATCTGTAAGTTTGGCATGTCAAAAAACAAGCCATAATTTTACAAAAATAGCATTTATCCCTTTGCATACAAACTTATTTAATATCGTTTTACTATCATTTTTCCTGTCAATTGGTTGTGCTAATGTATATTCACAAGATATAAACAACAAAAAAATAGCGCTACCCGCTAAGGAACAAACAGATAACCCTAAATCTATAGTTAACAAAAACAAGGCCAAAACTGTTGAAAGTAAAGATACTACCTCCATCAAAAAAGACACGGTTAAACAACAAAAACTTTTCCTGGATGGTAAAGTAAAATACAAGGCTGATCAATATGCTAAAATTGACCAGAAGAAAAAACTCATTACTTTATACGATAAAGCGGAATTATACTATCAGGATGTAGAATTAAAGGCGGGATTAATCGTTATGGACTATGAGAAAAACGAAGTCTATGCTGGAAGAATAAAAGATTCTACTGGAAGACCATCTCAAAACCCTGTTTTTAAACAAGGACCAAATGTCATTGAACCAGATTCCATTCGATTTAATTTTAAAACAAAAAAAGCGTTAATCTGGAATTCTAGATCAGATCAAGGGGAGTTTAAAATAAAAGCTGCAATTACTAAAAAAGAAAACGATTCGGTTTATTTTTTAAAAGGTGCTCGATTCACTACATCTAAAAACATTGACAATCCTGAATATTACTTTCAAACCAACAAGGTAAAATTCATCCCAGGCAAAAAAGTAATTACCGGAGTAACCCATATGGTAATAGCAAATGTTCCAACTCCTATTGCCTTACCGTTTGCTTATTTCCCCATGACAAAAGAAACTAGCATCTCAGGAATTATATTACCCAGCTATAATGACTCTAACAGCAGAGGCTTTTCTCTACAAAACGGAGGATACTATTTTGCTTTAAACGATCACTATGACTTAACCGTTTTAGGTGATTATTATACAAATGGTAGTTACGGTATGCGATTTGAATCCTCTTATGCTAAAAGATACAATTATAGAGGGAATTTAAATTTTAGATTCGAAAATTTAATTACAAGTGAAAGAGGGTATCCTGATTATTTAAAACAAAGGATATATAACTTGCAATGGTCCCATTCCAAAGATTCTCAAGCATCACCAAATTCAAGCTTTTCTGCTTCTGTGAATCTTGGTAGCAGTAAATATTTTAAGCAATCTATTAATCAGACAAACATTGGTTCTAACCTTAATAACACTTTAAGCTCTTCCGTTTCCTACTCAAAAACTTTCAATACGGTACCACAGCTTAGAATGTCGCTTTCTGCCACACATTCTCAAAACACCCAAACTGAGGAGATTAATATGACCTTGCCAACATTGCAATTAAGCGTTGATCGTATCTATCCTTTTGCAGGAAAAGACTATATCAAAAAAGGTTTTTTCAAAAACATCAATTTACAGTATAATTTAAACGGAAGAAATAGCATTACCACTACTGATTCTTTATTCTTTAAACCCCAAATGTTTAGAGATGCTAAATTAGGTGTCCAACATAGTATTCCTTTGAGTACCAATTTTAAATTATTCAAATATTTCAGTGCTTCTTCTTCATTAAACTACGAAGAAGTATGGACTGCAAAAACAATAGAACGAAATTTTGATACGGATCAAAGCAAGGTAGTCGATAAAACTATTAATGGTTTTGATGCTTTTAGAACTTACTCTTTTTCATCTAGTGTAGGAACTACAATTTACGGAACATTTAATTTTGGAGATGATAAAAAAATACAATCCATAAGGCATGTTATGCGACCTTCCCTATCTTATGGTTATACTCCCAGTTTTGAAAAATATTATGACACTTATGCGAGTGATGCGAGTGGCACAATGCTAAAACAATACACCCGTTTTGAAGGTGGCATTTTTGGCGCTCCAGGATTGAACAATTCGAATAACATTGGGTTTGACCTTAGCAATACTTTTGAAGCAAAAGTAACAGACAAAGATGAGACCAAAACCGAGCCTAAAAAAGTAATGCTTCTTAACAACTTAAATCTTTCTACCAGTTATGATCTCAATGCTGACGGAATAAATACTCTTGCGTGGTCACCTGTAAGAGTCAGTGGAGGAACTCAGTTATTTGACAATAAAATGAATGTGAACTTTGGTGCTACTTTAGATCCTTATGCTATTGATAATTCCGGTAATCGAATTAATGTTTTTAATTTTGACAATGGCGGCAGTTTATTCAGAATGACTAGTTCTAATATGACTTTAAACTATTCTTTATCCAGTAAAGGATTTGATAAAAAAAACAAAGACAAAAACGAACAAAGTCAACGAAATGGTGGTCGTGAAGATGATTTATTTGGAACAAATACTGATATAAACGATAATCGAAAAAGCCAATTTGATGATGAAGAAACGGAAGGGGAAGATGTTGTTTCAGAGTTTTTTAAATCAAAACTACCTTGGGATATGACATTTGCTTATTCGCTAACTTATGGAAACGGCAACAGAGAAAATAAAATCATTGGTAATTCTATTATGATTTCAGCAAATGCCGACTTGACTCCTAAGTGGAAAGCAGGAATTTCAACCGGTTATGATTTTGTTCAAAACGGTGTGACTTTCACGCAACTTCGTTTTGAAAGAGATTTATTAAGCTGGAGAATGGATTTCAATTGGGCACCTTTTGGAAGTAATGCCAACTGGGGATTCTTTATCGGGATAAAATCTGGTGTGTTGAGCGATATTAAATGGGACAAGCGAAGCTCTAACGCAAATCGATAAATACCAATTATTGAAACTATATATTATTCGAATTAAAAACTAAAACTATGAAAAAGATAATTTTTACTGAGAAAGCACCATCACCAATAGGTCCATACAGCCAAGCTGTATTAAAAGGAGACACATTATACACTTCTGGTCAAATAGCAATTAATCCTGAAACTGGAGAACTCATTACAGGTTCTATTGAAACAGAAACTCATCAGGTTATGCAAAATATGAAAGCAGTTCTAGAAGCTGCAGGAATGACATTTGAAAACGTAGTCAAAACAAGTATTTTCATTATGGATATGAATGACTTTGCAAGTATAAACACAGCTTATGGTTCCTATTTTGACGAAACAACAGCTCCGGCACGTGAAACGGTTCAGGTTGCTTGTTTACCTAAAAATGTGAATGTAGAAATTTCTATGATTGCCATTATGTAGTGGTCAGTAGACAGTGTTTAGTGATCAGTTGCAAATAAAAAGTCAATGTTCCGTTTTTTAGTATTCAGTTTATGAAGCTACTGAACACTAAAAAACCGAACACTGAATACTACTTATTTTCCATATGGTACGCAATAAGTCTTTCAATGAAAACTCAAAGTGTATCTCTTTAATTGAAATTCATTTCATCTTATTAATTAGAAAGTTTTTTATTACAATTTTTCTTTATAATAACTATATAAAGCTATATATTTGACTTATAAAATAGACTATTAAATTATAAAATGAAATCTAAAACAATGAAATCTAAAACAATAAAAAAAATATTTTTTTTTATTGTGGTGCTTGGCTGCTCATTTAGTTATTCTCAAAATAGCTCCAGCAAAAAATGGTATTCAACTGCTGACGTTGAATTCATAAATCCTTTTAATGTAGAATATAGTTATGGGATTTACAGTTCCCAATATAATGCACGAATAGGAAAAACAGACGAAATAACAAACGCTAAACCTTCTTTTGGGGTTTCATACAGTTTTAACTACAATCTGTTTAAAAAACTTAGCGTAGGACTTTTAACGGGCTATCAAAGCCACGCCCGACCTGACTTTTCTATGATAAAAATAGGAGGCGTAATTAAATATTTTTTTCTTGACAACAACAACGTTTACACCTATATAAATCTTGCCAATGATTATTCTTTAAATAAAGAACAATTTAAAAACGGAAGTAATTTCAGGATAGGATTAGGTTTTCCCGTTTTAAAAAGGGATGGATTTAATCTAAACATAAACGCCTTCTGGGAACAAAATTTCTTAAGAATGGAAGGAGCAAAACCATTGTTTGATAATGAGACGCCTGACACAACAGTATTAAAATCTTATGGAATTAGTGTAGGAATAAAATTTTAACTGCTATACTAAACGCATAAAAGGTCCTGCCATAAGCAGGACCTTTTTATATAATAAGAAGTGTGAATATTCGAATTTTATTTATTTGCTACATGATAGGCTATTAATCCATCAATTGGCCTTCTTAACACATTCCCTAATTTCAATTCATATTTATCAAAAGTTTGCTGTAATTCATCCTTTAAATAAAAAGCAATAGATCCCACAAAATGAACGGGCACTTCTTTACAATTTTCAAATTGTCTGATGTAGTTTTTAACAAACGATTTCATTCCTTTAAAAATGATTTTTTTACAAAATTCCGTTTCTTTATGCTGAATTAAGAACTTTGCAAAAGTGGCCAAATACGCATTAGGATTTGGTTCTTTATACAATTTACTTTTAATAGCATCTGGATCTAAATCGTATTCCTTTTCAAATTGCTCTGCCAATTCTTTAGGCATTTTATTGAAATAGTATTTTCTAATTAATTCTTTTCCAAAAACATTTCCGCTACAATCATCCATAACGATATAGCCTAATGACTGTACTTTTTGATGCAATTCTTTCCCATCAAAATAACTACAGTTTGAACCCGTACCTAAAATAGAAACAATAGCTTTCTCCCCTTTTGGTGTAGTTGCATATACCGCAGCATAAGTATCTTCCTCAACAGCTATTATTGCATTTGGAAAATATTTTTGAAACAACTGAGAAAGCGAAATTTTCATTCTGTCAGTTCCACAACCTGCCCCATAAAAGAACAAATGGCTGACATTATTTTTATTTTGAAGGATATCAAAACGATCATTCAAGCGCTCGACAATTTCATCATTCTCAAGCACTTCAGGATTTAACCCTAACGTTTGTGTTGTAAACAATATTTTTCCATCATCATCTATCGAAATCCAATCGGCTTTGGTAGAACCGCTATCAACTATTAATCTCATTTCTTTTGGTTTTGGTGTTCTTTGGTTAAACAATTCAATCCAATATTGACTTGCTTAAAACCATTACAATATTAAATAAAAAAAATAAAAAATCCCGCTAAAAACAGTAACGGGATTCTGTATGTATATATATTATTTTAATCCAGAAATATGTACAGCCAAGTCAATTAACTTACTAGAATATCCATATTCATTATCATACCATGATACAATTTTGAAAAAAGTAGAGTTCAAACCGATTCCTGCATGCACATCTACAATAGAAGTTCTAGGGTCAGATATAAAATCTTGAGACACAACTAAATCTTCAGTGTATCCTAAAATTCCTTTCATTGTAGTTTCTGAAGCTGTTTTTAAAGCAGCCATTATTTCTTCATAAGTAGTCTCTTTGGCTAACTTCACAGTTAAATCTACAACAGAAACATCTGCAGTAGGTACTCTCATAGACATCCCCGTTAATTTCCCGTTCAATTCAGGTATAACTTTTCCAACTGCTTTAGCCGCACCTGTACTTGAAGGAATCATATTTACCAGTGCTGATCTACCTCCACGGAAATCTTTTCTTGAAGGACCGTCATTAGTCATTTGAGTCGAAGTCGTAGCATGAATAGTTGTCATCAATCCTTCAACAATTCCGAAATTATCATGAATCACTTTAGCTAAAGGAGCTAGACAATTTGTCGTACAAGAGGCATTCGAAACAACAACATCCGAAGCTAAAGCTTTATTATGATTTACTCCCATTACAAACATTGGTGCATCAGCAGAAGGTGCCGAAATAATTACTTTTTTAGCACCACCTGTAATGTGCGCATTTGCAGTTTCTATAGTAGTAAAGAAACCAGTACATTCAGCCACTACGTCTACTCCTACTTCGTCCCATTTTAAATTGGCTGGTTCTCTTTCGGCAGTAATTCTAATGTTTTTATCGTTTACAAACAGTTTCCCGTCGATAACTTCCACTTTTCCTGCAAAACGTCCGTGAACCGAATCGTATTTTAATAAATAAGCCAAATGATCTACATCTAATAAATCGTTGATAGCTACTACCTCTACATTATCTCTATTGAAAGATTCTCTAAATACAATTCTTCCTATTCTTCCAAATCCGTTTATTCCTAATTTTACTTTTGACATCTCAATCTGATTTTTGTTTATTTTTCCTTCTTTTTTAACTTACTTAAAGTCTAATTTCCTCACAATAAACTTCAAATTCTTATTCTATGTTGACATTATTTCCGAAACTCTTAATAGTTCCCTATCAATTTCGGTTTTTCCTTTTATGGCTTGCTCTAACGGAGTCAATGCAATTTTATCATTCTGGAGTCCAACCATATAATTTGATTTTCCTTCCAATAAAGATTCAACCGCTTTCACACCTAATCTACTGGCTAACACTCTATCAAAACAAGAAGGCGAACCTCCTCTTTGCATATGACCCAGCACCGAAACCCTTACATCGTATTCTGGTAAATTAGCTTCCACATAATCTTTTAATTCGAATACGTTTTTACCTATTTTATCCCCTTCGGCAATTACAACTATACTTGATGATTTACCCGAAGCTTTACTTTTTTGCAATGATTCCAACAATCTATCTAAACCTAAATTTTCTTCAGGAATAAGAATTTCTTCTGCTCCAGCACCAATACCCGCGTTTAAAGCTATGTGTCCGGCATCTCTACCCATTACTTCCACAAAAAACAATCGGTTATGTGAACTGGCGGTATCTCTAATTTTATCAATTACATCTACAACAGTATTCAAAGCAGTGTCATATCCTAATGTATGACTCGTTCCAAAAATATCATTATCAATGGTTCCTGGAATCCCCATAACTGGGAAATTATACTCCGTATTAAAAATCAAGCCTCCAGTAAAAGTACCATCTCCACCGATAACTACTAAAGCATCAATTCCTGCTTTTACAAGATGTTCGTGGGCTTTTTTTCTTCCTTCGGCAGTTTTAAACTCCATAGAACGAGCAGATTTTAAAACTGTCCCTCCTTTATTCACAATATTATTTACTGAACGGGCTCCCATTTCTTTGAAATCCCCTTCAATCATTCCTTGATATCCTCTATATATTCCTATACAATCTATATTATGATAAGCGCACGTTCTTACAACTGAACGTATAGCAGCATTCATTCCAGGAGAGTCTCCTCCTGAGGTTAAAACACCAATTTTTTTTATTGTTTTTTGCATTATTTGTGTATTAAAAAGTAAAAATAGCAAACATAAAGTAGTTATAATGCTATGTTATTAATAAATTGGCAAAGCGAAACAAATTCAAACGTTTTCGTTAATAAGTTTTTAATTTAGCCCGAAAAAACGTGAGTTTTTTAACTTTTAATAATTAAATCAAACGAAACCTGATGATATTGTATTAAATAGGAAGACATATAATTTGAAGTATCCTTCAAATTATTAACAAAAACAGACTGTCAAATAAATGCCTTTGACTATAACTGTTGAAAAGAAGTAATTTAAATTCGAATGAAAATAAATTTTACACTCCACAAAAGTGTTGCTATTAAAGTTTGATTTAATGTTTTTTTAAACTACTTATTAATATTCCTCAGGAATTAAAGCTTCCTGATTCGTTTTTGGAGCTTCTGTATTTGGTTTTTTGGGTTTGGAAAAATTGATGAAATCAGGTGACAAACGAGAATCTTCTATTTGATCTAATGAATTGTTGATTCTATTTAATTTATTCTTTTTTAAAATCTTATTTACCAATTCCTTGAATGTATCAAAATCAACTT includes the following:
- a CDS encoding MlaD family protein — its product is MKITREIKTAILVIASILLFIWGYSFLKGRDLFNSYKTFYVEYENVEGLTSSAPVTLNGLNIGKVNSIKINETTGKLLVELQIKTDFPISKSSIASIYEPGFIAGKQIAIHPNFEDKTLAMDGDILSGNVILGLTASVSEKLIPLQEKIEKLMQSADTLLLGINNVFDKKGQESLKISLAELGKTMEQFHKASLSVNTLLDDNKAQINGVVTNFNKISGDFSKISDSLNKADLGKTVKNLNTTLAKVNGIMSGLESGKGTMGKMLNDDALYSNLSKTSKELELLLQDVRLYPTRYINVSLFGKKNKPYIATENDTILKK
- a CDS encoding N-acetylmuramoyl-L-alanine amidase, which encodes MYVLNKIKVVLAFCLFIASLNTYSQSNIFKVTLDAGHGAHDFGAVYNGHVEKNIALAIVLKVGKILEDNPKFDVSYTRKTDVFIDLVERANIANRFNANIFVSIHCNANRNTVADGTETYVMGMSKMASNLEAAKKENSVITLEKDYKQKYEGFDPNSPETMIGMTLMQEEYLDNSISLASKVEEEFGKLGKRIRGEGVKQAPFMVLHKAYMPRVLIETGFISNLVEGNILDSEAGQNDIANAIANAIFSYKTEYFGNGNIEVYDVLPVQKSADNSIKNNSTNGDKKINPDILFKVQLSASSRKMNLDPKNFKGLNGISMDYDDYVYKYMYGQTSDYEVAKIQLKEAKDKGYISAFLIAFKDGKKISIEQATK
- the pfkA gene encoding 6-phosphofructokinase, giving the protein MQKTIKKIGVLTSGGDSPGMNAAIRSVVRTCAYHNIDCIGIYRGYQGMIEGDFKEMGARSVNNIVNKGGTVLKSARSMEFKTAEGRKKAHEHLVKAGIDALVVIGGDGTFTGGLIFNTEYNFPVMGIPGTIDNDIFGTSHTLGYDTALNTVVDVIDKIRDTASSHNRLFFVEVMGRDAGHIALNAGIGAGAEEILIPEENLGLDRLLESLQKSKASGKSSSIVVIAEGDKIGKNVFELKDYVEANLPEYDVRVSVLGHMQRGGSPSCFDRVLASRLGVKAVESLLEGKSNYMVGLQNDKIALTPLEQAIKGKTEIDRELLRVSEIMST
- a CDS encoding N-acetylmuramoyl-L-alanine amidase, with translation MKISINTLLLITVLFLSFNVSSQSKQNFVIILDAGHGGKDPGNSYHGFVEKQIALKTTLKVEEFLKKDKDIKVVFTRKSDVFIELADRPKLANSIHADLFISIHCNSVKNGSPYGTETFVMGLTRSNTNLEIAKNENSVILLEKDYKKTYKGFDPNKPETLIGLKILQEEYLNRSIKLASRIENNFTHKLNRKSRGIKQTPLWVLDAAYMPSVLIELGFLSNKVEGAYLNSDAGQNNMAEAIANAIISYKKNYLGESVSNKNTEKSREKVVDKYTKDSSKVLKKETVAGRQLDMNEENQTESSEVVFKVQIAAANKSVKLIPANFKGLKDVSVITDNGSLFKYLYGSTSDYKEAKQNLEVAKSKGYSSAYLIAYKNGEKISIQQAIK
- a CDS encoding RidA family protein gives rise to the protein MKKIIFTEKAPSPIGPYSQAVLKGDTLYTSGQIAINPETGELITGSIETETHQVMQNMKAVLEAAGMTFENVVKTSIFIMDMNDFASINTAYGSYFDETTAPARETVQVACLPKNVNVEISMIAIM
- a CDS encoding N-acetylglucosamine kinase, which produces MRLIVDSGSTKADWISIDDDGKILFTTQTLGLNPEVLENDEIVERLNDRFDILQNKNNVSHLFFYGAGCGTDRMKISLSQLFQKYFPNAIIAVEEDTYAAVYATTPKGEKAIVSILGTGSNCSYFDGKELHQKVQSLGYIVMDDCSGNVFGKELIRKYYFNKMPKELAEQFEKEYDLDPDAIKSKLYKEPNPNAYLATFAKFLIQHKETEFCKKIIFKGMKSFVKNYIRQFENCKEVPVHFVGSIAFYLKDELQQTFDKYELKLGNVLRRPIDGLIAYHVANK
- the gap gene encoding type I glyceraldehyde-3-phosphate dehydrogenase, yielding MSKVKLGINGFGRIGRIVFRESFNRDNVEVVAINDLLDVDHLAYLLKYDSVHGRFAGKVEVIDGKLFVNDKNIRITAEREPANLKWDEVGVDVVAECTGFFTTIETANAHITGGAKKVIISAPSADAPMFVMGVNHNKALASDVVVSNASCTTNCLAPLAKVIHDNFGIVEGLMTTIHATTSTQMTNDGPSRKDFRGGRSALVNMIPSSTGAAKAVGKVIPELNGKLTGMSMRVPTADVSVVDLTVKLAKETTYEEIMAALKTASETTMKGILGYTEDLVVSQDFISDPRTSIVDVHAGIGLNSTFFKIVSWYDNEYGYSSKLIDLAVHISGLK
- a CDS encoding putative LPS assembly protein LptD; its protein translation is MACQKTSHNFTKIAFIPLHTNLFNIVLLSFFLSIGCANVYSQDINNKKIALPAKEQTDNPKSIVNKNKAKTVESKDTTSIKKDTVKQQKLFLDGKVKYKADQYAKIDQKKKLITLYDKAELYYQDVELKAGLIVMDYEKNEVYAGRIKDSTGRPSQNPVFKQGPNVIEPDSIRFNFKTKKALIWNSRSDQGEFKIKAAITKKENDSVYFLKGARFTTSKNIDNPEYYFQTNKVKFIPGKKVITGVTHMVIANVPTPIALPFAYFPMTKETSISGIILPSYNDSNSRGFSLQNGGYYFALNDHYDLTVLGDYYTNGSYGMRFESSYAKRYNYRGNLNFRFENLITSERGYPDYLKQRIYNLQWSHSKDSQASPNSSFSASVNLGSSKYFKQSINQTNIGSNLNNTLSSSVSYSKTFNTVPQLRMSLSATHSQNTQTEEINMTLPTLQLSVDRIYPFAGKDYIKKGFFKNINLQYNLNGRNSITTTDSLFFKPQMFRDAKLGVQHSIPLSTNFKLFKYFSASSSLNYEEVWTAKTIERNFDTDQSKVVDKTINGFDAFRTYSFSSSVGTTIYGTFNFGDDKKIQSIRHVMRPSLSYGYTPSFEKYYDTYASDASGTMLKQYTRFEGGIFGAPGLNNSNNIGFDLSNTFEAKVTDKDETKTEPKKVMLLNNLNLSTSYDLNADGINTLAWSPVRVSGGTQLFDNKMNVNFGATLDPYAIDNSGNRINVFNFDNGGSLFRMTSSNMTLNYSLSSKGFDKKNKDKNEQSQRNGGREDDLFGTNTDINDNRKSQFDDEETEGEDVVSEFFKSKLPWDMTFAYSLTYGNGNRENKIIGNSIMISANADLTPKWKAGISTGYDFVQNGVTFTQLRFERDLLSWRMDFNWAPFGSNANWGFFIGIKSGVLSDIKWDKRSSNANR